The Terracoccus luteus genome includes a region encoding these proteins:
- the nuoE gene encoding NADH-quinone oxidoreductase subunit NuoE, producing MSGHDTAAASGFLHVSPESKAPYADDVLARLHEDAAQVVARYPQKRSALLPLLHLVQSVDGYVSGRGVSFCADVLDLTEAEVSGVATFYTQYKRHPNGEYTVGVCTNTLCAIMGGDAIFDRVSEHLGIGHDETTDDGRITLERVECNAACDYAPVVMTNWEFFDNQTPESTVALVDDLRAGRTVTPTRGADSVCSFKQMSRVLAGFSDGRADEGVGAGPASLLGLRIAHDRGWVAPGDQRPDGSHAPEERDADAGTAGGASGAQDVPAASPDGSPAGAEDAGPTAAEESKGRTPGSTGGTGTTGSTGTAATDGKDESR from the coding sequence TTGAGCGGACACGACACCGCAGCGGCCTCCGGGTTCCTGCACGTCAGCCCCGAGTCGAAGGCGCCCTACGCCGACGACGTGCTGGCGAGGCTGCACGAGGACGCCGCCCAGGTCGTCGCGCGCTACCCGCAGAAGCGTTCCGCGCTGCTGCCGTTGCTGCACCTCGTGCAGTCGGTCGACGGCTACGTCAGCGGCCGTGGCGTGAGCTTCTGCGCCGACGTGCTCGACCTCACCGAGGCCGAGGTCAGCGGCGTCGCGACGTTCTACACGCAGTACAAGCGCCACCCCAACGGTGAGTACACCGTCGGGGTCTGCACGAACACCCTCTGCGCCATCATGGGCGGCGACGCGATCTTCGACCGGGTCTCCGAGCACCTCGGCATCGGGCACGACGAGACGACCGACGACGGTCGCATCACGCTCGAGCGCGTCGAGTGCAACGCCGCCTGCGACTACGCGCCCGTCGTCATGACGAACTGGGAGTTCTTCGACAACCAGACTCCTGAGAGCACCGTGGCGCTCGTCGACGACCTGCGGGCCGGACGGACCGTCACGCCGACGCGGGGCGCCGACAGCGTCTGCAGCTTCAAGCAGATGTCTCGGGTGCTCGCCGGCTTCAGCGACGGCCGCGCCGACGAGGGCGTCGGCGCCGGGCCGGCCTCCCTGCTCGGGCTGCGCATCGCGCACGACCGCGGCTGGGTCGCCCCCGGCGACCAGCGCCCCGACGGCAGCCACGCCCCGGAGGAGCGCGACGCGGACGCCGGCACCGCCGGTGGCGCGAGCGGCGCCCAGGACGTCCCGGCGGCCTCGCCCGACGGCTCGCCCGCGGGTGCCGAGGACGCCGGCCCCACGGCGGCCGAGGAGAGCAAGGGCAGGACCCCCGGTTCGACGGGGGGCACGGGCACGACGGGCAGCACCGGCACGGCGGCCACCGATGGGAAGGACGAGTCGCGATGA
- a CDS encoding NADH-quinone oxidoreductase subunit D, translated as MSTQTSTGTPTGAEHDPYASSLADDAVSDTSHVFNATGGDWDDLVDEASALHEERIVVNMGPQHPSTHGVLRLILELDGETVTEARAGIGYLHTGIEKNMEYRTWVQGVTFCTRMDYLTPMFQETAYCLAMEKLLGITDEIPERASVIRVLMMEMTRISSHLICLGTGGMEMGATTVMTVGFRERERLLRVIEMITGLRMNNAYIRPGGVAQDLPPGSIDALREMVPELRRGLGELEALLNENPILKGRTVDVGVLDLAGCMALGITGPVLRSTGLPHDLRKVDPYCGYETYDFDVITRTSQDAYGRLRIRIDEMYESLKIVEQCTERLQAGEGPVMVADKKIAWPAQLALGGDGLGNSLDHIREIMGTSMESLIHHFKLVTEGFRVPPGQAYQAVESAKGELGCHLVSDGGTRPYRAHFRDPSFNNLQAVAAMCEGGQIADVIVAVASIDPVMGGVDR; from the coding sequence ATGAGCACCCAGACCAGCACCGGAACGCCCACGGGCGCCGAGCACGACCCCTACGCCAGCTCGCTGGCCGACGACGCGGTGAGCGACACCTCGCACGTCTTCAACGCGACCGGCGGCGACTGGGACGACCTCGTCGACGAGGCGAGCGCCCTCCACGAGGAGCGCATCGTCGTCAACATGGGTCCGCAGCACCCGTCGACGCACGGCGTGCTCCGCCTCATCCTCGAGCTCGACGGCGAGACGGTGACCGAGGCCCGCGCGGGCATCGGCTACCTGCACACCGGCATCGAGAAGAACATGGAATACCGCACCTGGGTGCAGGGCGTCACGTTCTGCACGCGCATGGACTACCTCACGCCCATGTTCCAGGAGACGGCCTACTGCCTCGCCATGGAGAAGCTGCTCGGCATCACCGACGAGATCCCCGAGCGCGCGAGCGTCATCCGGGTGCTCATGATGGAGATGACCCGCATCAGCAGCCACCTCATCTGCCTCGGCACCGGTGGCATGGAGATGGGTGCGACGACGGTCATGACCGTCGGCTTCCGCGAGCGCGAGCGGTTGCTGCGCGTCATCGAGATGATCACCGGCCTGCGCATGAACAACGCGTACATCCGCCCCGGTGGCGTCGCCCAGGACCTCCCGCCCGGCTCGATCGACGCCCTGCGCGAGATGGTGCCCGAGCTGCGTCGCGGCCTCGGTGAGCTCGAGGCGCTGCTCAACGAGAACCCCATCCTCAAGGGCCGCACCGTCGACGTCGGCGTGCTCGACCTCGCCGGCTGCATGGCCCTCGGCATCACCGGCCCGGTGCTGCGCTCGACCGGGCTGCCGCACGACCTGCGCAAGGTCGACCCGTACTGCGGCTACGAGACCTACGACTTCGACGTCATCACCCGCACGAGCCAGGACGCCTACGGCCGCCTGCGCATCCGCATCGACGAGATGTACGAGTCGCTCAAGATCGTCGAGCAGTGCACCGAGCGGCTGCAGGCGGGCGAGGGCCCGGTCATGGTCGCCGACAAGAAGATCGCGTGGCCGGCGCAGCTGGCCCTCGGCGGCGACGGCCTCGGCAACAGCCTCGACCACATCCGCGAGATCATGGGCACCTCGATGGAGTCGCTCATCCACCACTTCAAGCTCGTGACCGAGGGCTTCCGGGTCCCGCCCGGCCAGGCCTACCAGGCCGTCGAGTCGGCCAAGGGCGAGCTCGGCTGCCACCTCGTCTCCGACGGCGGCACGCGCCCCTACCGCGCGCACTTCCGCGACCCGAGCTTCAACAACCTGCAGGCCGTGGCCGCGATGTGCGAGGGCGGCCAGATCGCCGACGTCATCGTCGCCGTCGCCTCGATCGACCCCGTCATGGGAGGAGTGGACCGTTGA
- a CDS encoding NADH-quinone oxidoreductase subunit C → MSDAEKKSGPEAGSAGDQTTGLTPGEVDLRREGSGSEPRVVGMRQGMFGATQGGDTSGYAGIRRPVLVAGAASRPYGSYFDALADDLERALVGGTASFAEAVESVVVDRGEMTLNVRRQHLPAVARALRDDPALRFEICTGVSGVNYPERTGEELHAVYHFLSITNGGKRVRVEVSCPDDDRHIPSIVSTYPANDWHERETWDMFGIEFDGHPALTRILMPDDWPGHPQRKDYPLGGIDVEYKGATVPPPDQRRSYN, encoded by the coding sequence ATGAGCGACGCCGAGAAGAAGTCCGGCCCCGAGGCCGGCAGCGCGGGTGACCAGACGACCGGCCTGACGCCGGGCGAGGTCGACCTGCGCCGCGAGGGCAGCGGCAGCGAGCCGCGCGTCGTCGGGATGCGCCAGGGCATGTTCGGCGCCACCCAGGGCGGCGACACGTCCGGCTACGCCGGCATCCGTCGCCCCGTCCTCGTCGCGGGCGCGGCCAGCCGCCCCTACGGCAGCTACTTCGACGCCCTCGCCGACGACCTCGAGCGGGCGCTCGTCGGCGGCACCGCCTCGTTCGCCGAGGCGGTCGAGAGCGTCGTCGTCGACCGTGGCGAGATGACGCTCAACGTGCGCCGTCAGCACCTGCCGGCCGTCGCCCGCGCCCTGCGCGACGACCCGGCGCTGCGCTTCGAGATCTGCACCGGCGTGTCGGGGGTCAACTACCCCGAGCGCACCGGCGAGGAGCTGCACGCCGTCTACCACTTCCTGTCGATCACCAACGGCGGCAAGCGGGTCCGGGTCGAGGTCAGCTGCCCCGACGACGACCGTCACATCCCGTCGATCGTGTCGACCTACCCGGCCAACGACTGGCACGAGCGCGAGACCTGGGACATGTTCGGCATCGAGTTCGACGGACACCCGGCCCTGACCCGCATCCTCATGCCCGACGACTGGCCGGGTCACCCGCAGCGCAAGGACTACCCCCTCGGTGGCATCGACGTCGAGTACAAGGGCGCGACGGTCCCACCGCCCGACCAGCGGAGGTCGTACAACTGA
- a CDS encoding NuoB/complex I 20 kDa subunit family protein, with amino-acid sequence MGLEEKLPAGFMLSTVEGLAGYMRKASIWPATFGLACCAIEMMAVGTPDYDIARFGMERFAATPRQADLMIVAGRVSQKMAPVVRQVYDQMPNPKWVISMGVCASSGGMFNNYAIVQGVDHIIPVDIYLPGCPPRPQMLLNAIIELHHQIESTPLGVNRKKAAEAAEAAALSATPTHQMKGLLA; translated from the coding sequence ATGGGTCTCGAAGAGAAGCTGCCGGCAGGCTTCATGCTCTCGACCGTCGAGGGCCTGGCCGGCTACATGCGCAAGGCCTCGATCTGGCCCGCGACCTTCGGGCTGGCCTGCTGCGCCATCGAGATGATGGCCGTCGGCACCCCCGACTACGACATCGCCCGCTTCGGCATGGAGCGCTTCGCCGCGACCCCGCGCCAGGCCGACCTCATGATCGTCGCCGGCCGGGTCAGCCAGAAGATGGCCCCCGTCGTGCGCCAGGTCTACGACCAGATGCCCAACCCCAAGTGGGTCATCTCGATGGGTGTCTGCGCCAGCTCGGGTGGCATGTTCAACAACTACGCCATCGTGCAGGGCGTCGACCACATCATCCCGGTCGACATCTACCTGCCGGGCTGCCCGCCCCGCCCGCAGATGCTGCTCAACGCCATCATCGAGCTGCACCACCAGATCGAGTCGACGCCGCTCGGCGTCAACCGCAAGAAGGCGGCCGAGGCCGCCGAGGCGGCAGCGTTGAGCGCGACCCCGACGCACCAGATGAAGGGTCTGCTCGCATGA
- a CDS encoding NADH-quinone oxidoreductase subunit A: MNEPYVPILFMAALGLVFAAGSVGTSLVVGPKRYNRAKLEAYECGIQPTPQAAGGGRVPIKYYLTAMLFIIFDIESIFLYPFAVAFNKLGLFALVEMVLFILTVFVAYAYVWRRGGLDWD; encoded by the coding sequence ATGAACGAGCCCTACGTCCCGATCTTGTTCATGGCGGCCCTCGGGCTCGTCTTCGCCGCGGGCTCGGTGGGCACCTCGCTCGTCGTCGGCCCGAAGCGCTACAACCGCGCCAAGCTCGAGGCCTACGAGTGCGGCATCCAGCCCACGCCCCAGGCGGCCGGCGGCGGCCGCGTGCCGATCAAGTACTACCTGACGGCGATGCTCTTCATCATCTTCGACATCGAGTCGATCTTCCTCTATCCGTTCGCCGTCGCCTTCAACAAGCTGGGCCTGTTCGCGCTCGTCGAGATGGTCCTGTTCATCCTCACCGTCTTCGTCGCCTACGCCTACGTGTGGCGGCGCGGCGGTCTCGACTGGGACTGA
- a CDS encoding geranylgeranyl reductase family protein — MSSAETIGTDAHRADVVVVGAGPGGAATAAYLADHGLDVVMVEKAAFPRDKICGDGLTPRATKELISLGVDTTGWQRTKGLRIKGGGHTLQLDWPESPAFPGYGMVRTRAQLDEALARHAESRGALLHERTSVTAPVRDGSGRVTGVTAKRLDDAGRATGETVTYRAPVVIASDGVSSRLATSVGRPRRDDRVMGVAVRAYYRTPRRDDYLESHLELWTRDDRGNRILMPGYGWLFPLEDGRTNVGLGTLDTTSAFQKTDFKDVMRRWVADIDADWQLEHDESAGPIRGAALPMGFNRTPLYADGLLLVGDAGGMVNPFNGEGIDYALEAARLGAELVAQAMARPTDAGRERVLARYPAVMKHELGGYFTLGRWFAHAIGNPDVMRLATRYGLPRTTLMRFLLKIMANLPDPAGRGAGDRLMNAVTRIAPSA; from the coding sequence ATGTCGAGCGCCGAGACCATCGGGACGGATGCGCACCGCGCCGACGTCGTGGTCGTCGGGGCCGGTCCGGGTGGGGCGGCCACGGCGGCCTACCTCGCCGACCACGGGCTCGACGTGGTCATGGTCGAGAAGGCGGCGTTCCCCCGCGACAAGATCTGCGGCGACGGCCTGACCCCGCGCGCGACCAAGGAGCTCATCTCCCTCGGCGTCGACACGACGGGGTGGCAGCGCACCAAGGGGCTGCGCATCAAGGGCGGCGGCCACACGCTGCAGCTCGACTGGCCCGAGAGCCCGGCCTTCCCGGGCTACGGCATGGTGCGCACCCGCGCCCAGCTCGACGAGGCCCTCGCGCGCCACGCCGAGTCGCGGGGCGCCCTGCTGCACGAACGCACGAGCGTCACCGCGCCGGTGCGCGACGGCTCGGGCCGGGTCACCGGCGTCACGGCCAAGCGTCTCGACGACGCGGGGCGGGCCACGGGCGAGACCGTCACCTACCGCGCGCCGGTCGTCATCGCGAGCGACGGGGTCTCCTCGCGCCTGGCCACGAGCGTCGGCCGCCCGCGTCGTGACGACCGCGTCATGGGGGTGGCGGTGCGGGCCTACTACCGCACGCCGCGCCGCGACGACTACCTCGAGAGCCACCTCGAGCTGTGGACCCGCGACGACCGCGGCAACCGCATCCTCATGCCCGGGTACGGCTGGCTCTTCCCGCTCGAGGACGGCCGCACCAACGTCGGCCTCGGCACGCTCGACACGACCTCGGCCTTCCAGAAGACGGACTTCAAGGACGTCATGCGGCGCTGGGTGGCCGACATCGACGCCGACTGGCAGCTCGAGCACGACGAGTCGGCCGGGCCGATCCGCGGCGCGGCGCTGCCGATGGGCTTCAACCGCACCCCACTCTACGCCGACGGTCTGCTGCTCGTCGGCGACGCCGGCGGCATGGTCAACCCGTTCAACGGCGAGGGCATCGACTACGCCCTCGAGGCCGCCCGCCTCGGGGCCGAGCTCGTCGCCCAGGCGATGGCACGCCCCACCGACGCCGGGCGCGAGCGGGTGCTCGCGCGCTACCCCGCCGTCATGAAGCACGAGCTCGGCGGCTACTTCACCCTCGGGCGCTGGTTCGCCCACGCCATCGGCAACCCGGACGTCATGCGCCTCGCCACCCGCTACGGGCTGCCGCGCACGACGCTCATGCGGTTCCTGCTCAAGATCATGGCCAACCTGCCCGACCCCGCGGGTCGCGGCGCCGGCGACCGGCTCATGAACGCCGTCACACGGATCGCGCCGAGCGCATGA
- a CDS encoding demethylmenaquinone methyltransferase, with product MTRAQLDKKPVDVASMFDTVADRYDVTNDVLSLGQDRLWRRAVVTAVAARPGERVLDIAAGTGTSSEPWADAEIDVVAADFSLGMLRVGRRRRPDMAFAAADAMALPFADESFDVVTMSFGLRNVSDPESALREFVRVTRPGGRLVVCEFSQPVNKLFRTVYTNYLMRALPPVARRTSSNPESYVYLAESIRAWPPQGELAGILQRAGWSQVGWTNLTGGIVALHTATRR from the coding sequence ATGACCCGAGCGCAGCTGGACAAGAAGCCGGTCGACGTCGCGTCGATGTTCGACACCGTCGCCGACCGCTACGACGTCACCAACGACGTGCTCTCGCTCGGGCAGGACCGGCTCTGGCGCCGCGCCGTCGTCACGGCGGTCGCGGCGCGCCCGGGGGAGCGGGTGCTCGACATCGCGGCCGGCACCGGGACCTCGAGCGAGCCCTGGGCCGACGCCGAGATCGACGTCGTGGCCGCCGACTTCTCGCTGGGCATGCTGCGCGTCGGGCGTCGCCGCCGCCCCGACATGGCCTTCGCCGCCGCCGACGCGATGGCCCTGCCCTTCGCCGACGAGAGCTTCGACGTCGTGACGATGAGCTTCGGGCTGCGCAACGTCAGCGACCCCGAGTCCGCGCTGCGCGAGTTCGTGCGTGTCACCCGCCCCGGGGGCCGGCTCGTCGTCTGCGAGTTCAGCCAGCCGGTGAACAAGCTCTTCCGTACCGTCTACACGAACTACCTCATGCGCGCGCTGCCCCCCGTGGCGCGACGCACCTCGAGCAACCCCGAGTCGTACGTGTACCTCGCCGAGTCGATCCGCGCGTGGCCGCCGCAGGGCGAGCTGGCCGGCATCCTGCAGCGCGCCGGGTGGTCGCAGGTGGGCTGGACCAACCTCACGGGCGGCATCGTCGCGCTGCACACGGCCACGCGCCGCTGA
- a CDS encoding endo-1,4-beta-xylanase, protein MSRTSTPGASRTTRTTTSTRTTTHPRRRGRALAATLAGLALTAVTATVTVTAGPAGPASAAPVHEDRTPQGRTLGDLAARHDLAIGTAVDPAALTDPRYRSIASTEFTSVTAENAMKWEVTEPVRGTYDWSAAERFMAFAERNDQKVRGHVLVWNNQLPAWLTEGVASGAIDRAELRGILKKHVQDTVRHFKGRVWQWDVVNEAVTDSYDAVDGRIGYKGFWAEQLGPGYVADAFRWAREADPKALLFYNDYNIDAFGDGGPLDKTAFVYRMVKRLRENGVPIDGVGSQAHLSTRYGNYSAFQIADTLERFAGLGVATALTEVDVRNLLPAEATSDALNPLLQAQAFDYSALLTGCLTSRHCISYTVWGFDDNHSWTNTWDFGSGPGREALAAIYDTGYQPKPAYRALQADLAYSAPPLVQRRIPQRPTP, encoded by the coding sequence GTGAGCCGTACCTCCACACCCGGAGCCAGCCGCACGACCCGCACCACCACCAGCACCAGGACCACGACCCACCCCCGTCGCCGTGGCCGCGCCCTGGCCGCGACGCTCGCGGGCCTCGCCCTCACCGCCGTGACCGCCACCGTGACCGTCACCGCGGGCCCGGCCGGGCCCGCGTCGGCCGCACCGGTGCACGAGGACCGCACGCCGCAGGGCCGCACGCTCGGCGACCTCGCCGCCCGCCATGACCTCGCCATCGGCACGGCGGTCGACCCTGCGGCCCTGACCGACCCGCGCTACCGGTCGATCGCGTCGACGGAGTTCACCAGCGTCACGGCCGAGAACGCGATGAAGTGGGAGGTGACCGAGCCCGTGCGCGGCACCTACGACTGGTCGGCCGCCGAGCGCTTCATGGCCTTCGCCGAGCGCAACGACCAGAAGGTGCGCGGCCACGTCCTCGTCTGGAACAACCAGCTGCCGGCGTGGCTCACCGAGGGCGTCGCCTCCGGCGCCATCGACCGGGCCGAGCTGCGCGGCATCCTCAAGAAGCACGTCCAGGACACCGTGCGCCACTTCAAGGGACGCGTCTGGCAGTGGGACGTCGTCAACGAGGCGGTGACCGACTCCTACGACGCCGTCGACGGCCGCATCGGCTACAAGGGCTTCTGGGCCGAGCAGCTCGGGCCCGGCTACGTGGCCGACGCCTTCCGGTGGGCGCGGGAGGCCGACCCGAAGGCGCTGCTGTTCTACAACGACTACAACATCGACGCCTTCGGTGACGGCGGGCCGCTCGACAAGACGGCCTTCGTCTACCGCATGGTCAAGCGGCTGCGCGAGAACGGCGTGCCGATCGACGGCGTCGGCAGCCAGGCGCACCTGTCGACGCGGTACGGCAACTACTCCGCGTTCCAGATCGCCGACACCCTCGAGCGGTTCGCCGGCCTCGGGGTCGCCACCGCCCTCACCGAGGTCGACGTGCGCAACCTGCTGCCCGCCGAGGCCACGTCCGACGCCCTCAACCCGCTGCTGCAGGCCCAGGCGTTCGACTACAGCGCGCTGCTCACCGGCTGCCTCACCAGCCGGCACTGCATCTCGTACACGGTGTGGGGCTTCGACGACAACCACAGCTGGACCAACACGTGGGACTTCGGCAGCGGCCCCGGCCGGGAGGCGCTCGCCGCGATCTACGACACCGGGTACCAGCCCAAGCCCGCCTACCGGGCCCTGCAGGCCGACCTCGCCTACAGCGCGCCGCCGCTCGTGCAGCGGCGCATCCCGCAGCGCCCCACCCCCTGA
- a CDS encoding isochorismate synthase yields MSMQPASRATPVSVVVRTAALDDAGSLLEHLPADVPHDELVSWVRRGDGLVGWGEALVLETSGPSRFAEAEAWWDRVRVGAAVRNEVGVPGSGLVCFGSFPFSDDSNEPARLVVPSTVVGRREGRSWVTRTTLEPQLSPLGLPEPSPPPDAPTDLAFADGDVSPSDYAHAVAEAVARIAAGEIDKVVLARDLVATSSTPIDPRWLLRRLAESYENTWVFAVAGLVGATPELLVRRDKGLITSRVLAGTIRRTGDDEADLALAGSLARSSKDLEEHEYAVRSVADALAPHSSSMNVPESPFVLHLPNVMHLATDVAAVSADDASSLALAASLHPSAAVGGTPTAAAVRLIGELEHMDRGRYAGPVGWMDGNGDGAWGIALRSGAIDRDDPRQIRLYAGCGIVAGSDPESEVAESTAKLIPMRDALAPDHHA; encoded by the coding sequence ATGTCCATGCAGCCCGCCTCCCGCGCGACACCGGTGAGCGTCGTCGTGCGCACGGCGGCCCTCGACGACGCCGGCTCGCTGCTCGAGCACCTGCCCGCCGACGTCCCCCACGACGAGCTCGTGTCGTGGGTGCGCCGCGGCGACGGCCTCGTCGGCTGGGGCGAGGCCCTCGTGCTCGAGACGTCCGGCCCGTCCCGCTTCGCGGAGGCCGAGGCCTGGTGGGACCGGGTGCGTGTGGGCGCCGCTGTGCGCAACGAGGTGGGCGTCCCCGGCAGCGGCCTCGTCTGCTTCGGCTCCTTCCCCTTCTCCGACGACTCGAACGAGCCCGCGCGGCTCGTCGTGCCCTCGACCGTCGTCGGTCGCCGCGAGGGTCGCTCGTGGGTGACGCGCACGACCCTCGAGCCGCAGCTCTCCCCCCTCGGCCTGCCCGAGCCGTCGCCGCCGCCCGACGCCCCGACCGACCTCGCCTTCGCCGACGGCGACGTCTCCCCGTCCGACTACGCGCACGCCGTCGCCGAGGCGGTCGCGCGCATCGCCGCGGGTGAGATCGACAAGGTCGTCCTGGCACGCGACCTCGTGGCCACGTCGTCGACGCCGATCGACCCCCGGTGGCTGCTGCGCCGGCTGGCGGAGAGCTACGAGAACACGTGGGTCTTCGCCGTGGCCGGGCTCGTCGGCGCGACCCCCGAGCTGCTCGTGCGTCGCGACAAGGGGCTCATCACGTCGCGGGTGCTCGCCGGCACGATCCGCCGCACCGGCGACGACGAGGCCGACCTCGCGCTGGCGGGCTCGCTCGCCCGGTCGTCGAAGGACCTCGAGGAGCACGAGTACGCGGTGCGGTCGGTGGCCGACGCGCTGGCCCCGCACAGCTCGTCGATGAACGTGCCGGAGTCGCCCTTCGTGCTCCACCTGCCTAACGTCATGCACCTCGCCACCGACGTCGCCGCGGTGAGCGCCGACGACGCCTCCTCCCTCGCCCTCGCCGCCTCGCTGCACCCGTCCGCCGCGGTCGGTGGCACGCCGACCGCGGCGGCGGTGCGGCTCATCGGCGAGCTCGAGCACATGGACCGCGGTCGCTACGCCGGCCCCGTCGGCTGGATGGACGGCAACGGCGACGGCGCCTGGGGCATCGCCCTGCGCAGCGGCGCCATCGACCGTGACGACCCCCGGCAGATCCGGCTCTACGCCGGCTGCGGCATCGTCGCCGGGTCCGACCCCGAGTCGGAGGTCGCCGAGTCGACCGCCAAGCTCATCCCGATGCGCGACGCCCTCGCGCCCGACCACCACGCGTGA
- the menD gene encoding 2-succinyl-5-enolpyruvyl-6-hydroxy-3-cyclohexene-1-carboxylic-acid synthase yields the protein MAVNDEADAGGPRPAFALALALVQRLWAGGVRDVVLAPGSRSAPLALVLDAADRAGDLRLHVRVDERSAGFLALGLSVGSHAPVAVVTTSGTAVGNLLPAVMEASHSGRRVVVVSADRPARLRGTGANQTTLQAGLYGVFAPCHDLEPGTDDDELDAAVDAALARRGPSQLNVQLDGPLVPQDDDPATWWARPTRLPGIRSAEAGVDEDGGGSSQETVTLPRGPRTVVVAGDDAGPAARLLAEAAGWPLLAEPTSGARIGEHAVRTYRLLLGTALRERVERVVVVGHPTLSRPVTSLISDGSLEVLAVRGPAGTATDPGRVARVLDAVPTVAPSSGEHDASDRAWLEAWRTADRALSQAVDDHVAGEPAGELSPLSVAAAVGRAVTAGATFVVGSSNPVRDLDVMAQPWPPHERRLVVGNRGLAGIDGLVSTAVGVALGREHASRTVAFVGDLTFLHDTNGLLVGQGQRRPLLTIVVLSDDGGAIFSTLEQGDQRFADSFERVFATPHGTDLGALCAAHHVSHERVHDLPRLESALAEQPSGIRVLEVVVSRAGRRSEARRLVDLARRLDLA from the coding sequence GTGGCCGTGAACGACGAGGCGGATGCCGGTGGGCCGCGTCCGGCGTTCGCGCTCGCCCTCGCGCTGGTGCAGCGGCTCTGGGCGGGCGGGGTCCGCGACGTCGTGCTCGCCCCGGGCTCGCGGTCGGCGCCGCTCGCGCTCGTGCTCGACGCCGCCGACCGCGCCGGTGACCTGCGCCTGCACGTGCGGGTCGACGAGCGGTCGGCCGGCTTCCTCGCCCTCGGTCTCAGCGTCGGCTCGCACGCACCGGTCGCCGTCGTCACGACGTCGGGCACCGCGGTCGGCAACCTCCTGCCCGCCGTCATGGAGGCCTCGCACAGCGGCCGGCGGGTCGTCGTCGTCAGCGCCGACCGGCCCGCGCGGCTGCGGGGAACCGGAGCGAACCAGACGACCCTGCAGGCCGGCCTATACGGCGTCTTCGCCCCGTGCCACGACCTCGAGCCGGGCACGGACGACGACGAGCTCGACGCCGCCGTCGACGCCGCCCTCGCCCGACGCGGGCCGTCGCAGCTCAACGTGCAGCTCGACGGGCCGCTCGTGCCGCAGGACGACGACCCCGCGACGTGGTGGGCGCGCCCGACCCGGCTGCCCGGCATCCGCTCGGCCGAGGCCGGCGTTGACGAGGACGGTGGGGGCTCATCGCAAGAGACCGTCACCCTCCCCCGCGGCCCGCGGACGGTCGTCGTGGCCGGCGACGACGCCGGCCCGGCGGCGCGGCTGCTCGCCGAGGCTGCGGGCTGGCCGTTGCTGGCCGAGCCGACGTCGGGGGCGCGCATCGGCGAGCACGCCGTGCGCACCTACCGGCTGCTGCTCGGCACCGCGCTGCGCGAGCGCGTCGAGCGGGTGGTGGTCGTCGGGCACCCGACGCTCTCCCGGCCGGTGACCTCGCTCATCAGCGACGGAAGCCTCGAGGTGCTCGCCGTGCGCGGGCCCGCCGGCACGGCCACCGACCCGGGGCGGGTGGCGAGGGTGCTCGACGCGGTGCCCACGGTCGCGCCGTCCTCGGGCGAGCACGACGCGTCAGACCGGGCGTGGCTGGAGGCGTGGCGCACCGCCGACCGCGCGCTGTCGCAGGCGGTCGACGACCACGTCGCGGGCGAGCCGGCCGGTGAGCTCTCACCGCTGTCGGTGGCGGCGGCGGTGGGCCGGGCGGTGACGGCGGGCGCGACCTTCGTCGTCGGCTCGTCGAACCCGGTGCGCGACCTCGACGTGATGGCTCAGCCGTGGCCGCCGCACGAACGACGGCTCGTCGTCGGCAACCGCGGGCTTGCCGGCATCGACGGCCTCGTCTCCACGGCGGTCGGGGTGGCACTCGGCCGCGAGCACGCCTCCAGGACGGTCGCGTTCGTCGGCGACCTCACCTTCCTGCACGACACCAACGGCCTGCTCGTCGGGCAGGGCCAGCGGCGCCCGCTGCTGACGATCGTCGTGCTCAGCGACGACGGCGGCGCGATCTTCAGCACCCTCGAGCAGGGCGACCAGCGGTTCGCGGACTCCTTCGAGCGGGTGTTCGCCACGCCCCACGGCACCGATCTCGGGGCGCTGTGCGCGGCCCACCACGTGTCGCACGAGCGGGTGCACGACCTCCCCCGGCTGGAGTCTGCGCTCGCCGAGCAGCCGAGCGGCATCCGGGTGCTCGAGGTGGTCGTGTCGCGGGCCGGGCGTCGCAGCGAGGCCCGCCGGCTGGTCGACCTCGCCCGCCGGCTCGACCTCGCCTGA